In the genome of Actinomadura graeca, one region contains:
- a CDS encoding LLM class flavin-dependent oxidoreductase, whose translation MRAGVVVAAQPGVEDLAVRAEELGLNSFWVNDTPMAHGDPFVALSLCAKATSRIKLGIGVTSPALRSAPATACGIASLNALAPGRIICGVGTGNTARRTLGMRPTTASALEDFVTSLQDLCAGRATCYSEGDRSRDIRFLHTGGHVNTTDPIEFVVAALLGPKAAAVAGRRGTGLISFGLLQPAAWQALYEARRHAAPGDPGTRTDSYLVTALHILERDEDPHGDAARDATGHVVLSLLAFAADTTAQPNAFVERLDPEGREAVQRFLDRRGTTPTAPDRHTKLYPGYLGRIEPQNRDLILPSVMNALTLVGTRDDLRARIATLEQDAGIDELMIQPVVDPAAEMARFVDLLR comes from the coding sequence ATGCGTGCAGGTGTCGTGGTCGCCGCACAGCCCGGTGTCGAGGACCTCGCCGTCCGGGCCGAGGAACTGGGCTTGAACAGTTTCTGGGTCAACGACACTCCGATGGCCCACGGAGACCCTTTCGTCGCGTTGAGCCTGTGCGCGAAGGCGACCAGCCGCATCAAGCTCGGCATCGGCGTGACGTCACCGGCGTTGCGCTCGGCTCCGGCGACCGCGTGCGGAATCGCCAGCCTCAATGCCCTGGCGCCGGGACGGATCATCTGCGGGGTCGGCACTGGGAACACCGCCCGCCGCACCTTGGGAATGCGGCCCACCACAGCGTCCGCGCTAGAGGATTTCGTCACCTCGTTACAGGATTTGTGCGCAGGACGCGCCACCTGTTACAGCGAGGGCGACCGGAGCCGCGACATCCGTTTCCTGCACACCGGCGGGCACGTGAACACCACCGACCCGATCGAGTTCGTCGTGGCCGCGCTGCTCGGCCCGAAGGCCGCCGCGGTCGCCGGCCGCCGCGGCACCGGCCTGATCTCCTTCGGCCTGCTGCAACCCGCCGCCTGGCAGGCCCTCTACGAGGCTCGCCGTCACGCCGCACCGGGCGACCCCGGCACCCGCACGGACTCCTACCTGGTCACCGCCCTGCACATCCTCGAACGGGATGAGGACCCTCACGGCGACGCGGCCCGGGACGCGACCGGCCACGTCGTCCTGTCGCTGCTGGCCTTCGCCGCCGACACAACAGCCCAGCCGAACGCCTTCGTGGAGCGACTCGACCCCGAGGGACGCGAGGCTGTACAGCGGTTCCTCGACCGGCGCGGAACCACTCCCACCGCGCCTGACCGGCACACCAAGCTCTACCCCGGCTATCTCGGACGCATCGAACCGCAAAACCGGGACCTGATCCTGCCGTCGGTGATGAACGCCCTGACCCTGGTCGGAACCCGCGACGACCTCCGCGCCCGCATCGCCACTCTGGAGCAGGACGCCGGAATCGACGAACTGATGATTCAGCCGGTGGTCGACCCAGCCGCCGAGATGGCCCGTTTCGTCGACCTCCTCCGCTGA
- a CDS encoding DUF397 domain-containing protein, with protein MDLNTAPWRKSSHSSSQGDNCVELADLGEHMGVRDSKDPDGPKLLITHNNLATLLAELKR; from the coding sequence ATGGACCTGAACACAGCCCCCTGGCGAAAAAGCAGCCACAGCAGCTCGCAGGGAGACAACTGCGTCGAACTGGCAGACCTAGGCGAACATATGGGCGTCCGAGACTCCAAGGACCCCGACGGTCCCAAGCTGCTCATCACCCACAACAACCTCGCCACCCTGCTCGCGGAACTGAAGCGCTAA
- a CDS encoding DUF397 domain-containing protein, whose protein sequence is MDTAPIIWRKSSRSSSQGDACVELADLGEHVGVRDSKNPDGPELLITHNNLATLLAELKR, encoded by the coding sequence GTGGACACGGCTCCGATCATCTGGCGCAAGAGCAGCCGTAGCAGCTCTCAAGGCGACGCCTGCGTCGAACTGGCAGACCTGGGCGAACATGTGGGCGTCCGAGACTCCAAGAACCCCGATGGCCCCGAACTGCTCATCACCCACAACAACCTCGCGACCCTCCTCGCGGAACTGAAGCGCTAG
- a CDS encoding DUF397 domain-containing protein: MDLNDLHWRKASHSASNGGECVELASATATVVIRDSKHPHGPRLTVRRDAFADLVAALKR; encoded by the coding sequence ATGGACCTGAATGATCTTCACTGGCGCAAGGCATCACACAGCGCCTCCAACGGAGGAGAGTGCGTCGAACTGGCGTCGGCTACAGCAACCGTCGTCATACGTGACAGCAAGCATCCCCACGGCCCGAGGTTGACTGTTCGCCGAGACGCCTTCGCAGACCTGGTAGCGGCACTGAAACGCTAA
- a CDS encoding DUF397 domain-containing protein, translating into MTSRPAWRKSKYSSSNGGACVELADLGETVGIRDSKDPHGPKLLITHNTLATLLAELKR; encoded by the coding sequence ATGACTTCACGTCCCGCTTGGCGGAAGAGCAAGTACAGCAGTAGCAACGGAGGAGCCTGCGTCGAGTTGGCCGACCTCGGTGAGACCGTCGGCATCCGAGACTCCAAGGATCCCCACGGTCCCAAGCTGCTCATCACCCACAACACCCTCGCGACCCTCCTGGCGGAGCTGAAGCGCTAG